One Methylosinus sp. C49 DNA segment encodes these proteins:
- a CDS encoding chemotaxis response regulator protein-glutamate methylesterase: MSVRVLIVDDSATMRGLIAATLCRDPAISVVGEAADPLEARQAIKTLDPDVVTLDVEMPNMNGLEFLEKIMRLRPTRVIMVSTVTERGASTTIKALEIGAFDCVAKPSSKDPRSFDELPAKIKAIAASPIGRHEPLRSGPIRVEPAVAARREAQTATSRYAPDGRLVAIGSSTGGVEALLTILSHFPENCPPTIVTQHMPPVFTASFAARLDRMCKPQVAEAMDGAPILPGRVYLAPGGAAHLEVVKSVGGYRCRLSNMEAVNGHRPSVDVLFNSVAQSAGRNALGVILTGMGRDGAQGLLAMRQLGAETIGQDEASSLVYGMPKAAFEIGGVGKQLTLQRIAAHILTSTNQ, encoded by the coding sequence ATGTCTGTTCGTGTGCTGATCGTCGACGATTCCGCAACCATGCGCGGCCTCATCGCAGCGACGCTCTGTCGCGATCCTGCGATCTCCGTCGTCGGCGAGGCCGCCGATCCGCTCGAGGCGCGCCAGGCTATCAAGACGCTCGATCCCGATGTGGTGACGCTCGACGTCGAGATGCCCAATATGAACGGCCTCGAATTTCTCGAGAAGATCATGCGGCTGCGCCCGACGCGCGTCATCATGGTCTCGACCGTGACGGAGCGCGGCGCCTCGACGACGATCAAAGCGCTCGAGATCGGCGCCTTCGATTGCGTCGCCAAGCCGTCGTCCAAGGATCCGCGCTCTTTCGACGAGCTGCCGGCGAAGATCAAGGCGATCGCCGCCTCGCCCATCGGCCGCCACGAGCCGCTGCGCAGCGGGCCGATCCGCGTCGAGCCCGCCGTCGCGGCGCGACGCGAGGCGCAGACCGCGACGTCGCGCTATGCGCCGGACGGACGCCTCGTCGCCATCGGCTCCTCCACCGGAGGCGTCGAGGCGCTGCTCACCATTCTCTCGCATTTTCCAGAAAATTGTCCGCCGACCATCGTTACCCAGCACATGCCGCCGGTGTTCACGGCGAGCTTCGCCGCGCGCCTCGACCGCATGTGCAAGCCGCAGGTCGCCGAGGCCATGGATGGCGCGCCGATCCTGCCCGGCCGCGTCTATCTCGCGCCCGGCGGCGCGGCGCATCTCGAGGTGGTGAAGAGCGTCGGCGGCTATCGGTGCCGCCTCAGCAACATGGAAGCGGTGAACGGGCATCGTCCGTCGGTGGATGTCCTGTTCAATTCGGTCGCGCAGAGCGCGGGTCGCAACGCGCTCGGCGTGATCCTCACCGGCATGGGCCGCGATGGCGCGCAAGGCCTGCTGGCCATGCGCCAGCTCGGCGCGGAGACGATCGGCCAGGACGAGGCGAGCTCGCTCGTCTATGGCATGCCGAAAGCCGCCTTCGAGATCGGCGGCGTCGGCAAGCAGCTCACGCTGCAGCGCATCGCCGCCCATATCCTCACTTCGACGAACCAGTAA
- a CDS encoding protein-glutamate O-methyltransferase: MKTRNLATAPLVPGEFLLTQDDFRRIASILHEDAGIYLPDSKATLVYSRLAKRLRSLGLESFRDYCALIVSEDGVDERQKMMAALTTNVTRFFREPHHFKHLEENVLAKRAAAVRKGARLRIWSAACSNGQEPYSIAMSILSVIPEAADLDVKVLATDIDPNMVAAGANGVYSREIMEAVPSHLRSRWFTPLGAGRDEWGVTEELAALVSFRELNLIGHWPMSGRFDAIFCRNVVIYFEEKTQENIWSRFVPLLNPEGRLYIGHSERVSGAATSAFEYDGVTTYRLRSRGIS; the protein is encoded by the coding sequence ATGAAAACCCGCAACCTCGCCACGGCTCCGCTCGTCCCTGGAGAATTCCTGCTGACGCAGGACGACTTCCGGCGCATCGCCTCGATCTTGCACGAGGACGCCGGCATCTATCTTCCAGACTCGAAAGCGACGCTCGTCTATTCGCGTCTGGCCAAGCGGTTGCGCAGCCTCGGCCTCGAGAGCTTCCGCGACTATTGCGCGCTCATCGTCAGCGAGGATGGCGTCGACGAGCGGCAGAAGATGATGGCGGCGCTCACCACAAATGTGACGCGCTTCTTCCGCGAGCCGCATCACTTCAAGCATCTCGAGGAGAATGTGCTGGCCAAGCGCGCCGCCGCCGTGCGCAAAGGCGCGCGGCTGCGCATCTGGTCCGCGGCCTGCTCCAACGGCCAGGAGCCTTATTCGATCGCCATGTCGATCCTCTCCGTCATACCGGAGGCGGCCGATCTCGACGTCAAGGTTCTCGCCACCGATATCGATCCGAACATGGTCGCCGCCGGCGCCAATGGCGTCTACAGCCGCGAGATCATGGAAGCGGTGCCGTCGCATCTGCGCAGCCGCTGGTTCACGCCGCTCGGCGCTGGCCGCGACGAATGGGGCGTGACGGAGGAGCTCGCCGCGCTCGTCTCCTTCCGCGAGCTCAATCTCATCGGCCATTGGCCGATGAGCGGCCGCTTCGATGCGATCTTCTGCCGAAACGTGGTGATCTATTTCGAGGAGAAGACGCAAGAGAACATATGGAGCCGCTTCGTTCCCCTCCTCAATCCCGAGGGACGTCTCTACATCGGCCATTCCGAGCGCGTGTCCGGCGCGGCCACATCCGCCTTCGAATACGACGGCGTCACCACTTATCGGCTTCGCTCCAGAGGAATTTCGTAA